GGGCGTCTTCGTTGTGCTCGCGCACACGCCCGGTGTCGGTGATGCCAAAGGATTGAAACTTCACGGTCCGGCCAGTCTATGCAATCGCGGGCCGCGAAGCCATATGCGGTCGCGTCATGAACCCGAAGGCGAATTGGAGGGCTGCTGGTAGAACTTGAAGACGAAATCCTCGGGCTTGAGCCAGTCCATCTTGGCGATGTATTTCATTCCCTTGCGCTGGAAGAAGCTGGGCATGTCAAAATCGGGGTCGAGCGCCTTGGCCATCCCCTCGACGGTGATGTCGGAGACGAACATCATGGTCAGCTCCCGCTCCATCCAGATGTGGTACTTGCGCAGCAGGGCGAACATCTCGAAGATGATCTTGCCGAACTCCAGCTCGGCGACGGTCTTGCCCTGGAACTGCTTGGAGATCTCGAGGGCTTCGGTTTCCGCCTCCGCCAGGGTCTCGGGCGAGAGGGGCTCGCCCTCACGGTCTTCGAGGTAGGTCTTCAGAAGGATCGCCCCGTCCATGGTGGCCGTCGCCAGCACGAGTCGCAGGAAGCGCTTCACGTAGTATTTGGGCATCTCCACCACCAGCCCGGTATCGAGCAGGGTGAAGTGGCCGCGCTCATCGATCAACACATTGCCCGGATGCAGATCGGCGTGGATGAACTGGTGGCCGTAGATCATCTCGGAGTAGAAATCGAAGAGCCGCTCGGCCAGCACCGGCCGTTCGATGGGCGGATCGACCAGCACTTCGTCGAGCTTCTTGCCGGTGACGAACTCCATGGTGATGATGCGCCCCGTGCAATAGTCGTCGTAAATCTCCGGGAAGTGAACGAATTCCATCTCCTTGAGATGCTTGTCGAAGCGGCGGTTGTTCTCAGCCTCACGGGTGAAGTCGAGCTGGGCGCGAATGGCCTCACCGAAGGACTCAACCTGCGGCGAGAGGCGCAGCACGTTGAGGTAGGGAAGCCGGTCGAAGACCCAGGCCAGCCCCAGCAACACGGACAGATCGCGCTCCATGCCGCGCTCGATGTCGGGGCGGCGCACCTTCACTGCCGCGTGGCGCCCGTCGGAGAGCCAGGCCTCGTGCACCTGCGCAATCGATGCGGCGGCGATGGGCTCGCGGTTGATCTTCTCAAAGACC
This genomic interval from Chrysiogenia bacterium contains the following:
- a CDS encoding AarF/ABC1/UbiB kinase family protein, whose amino-acid sequence is MTLIRFFIISFHLFEQMLRYAFFRTGYALFVWDREKLRAKVERLRALCFTDFFRNLGATFIKIGQILSSRPDILPEYIIDELKLLQDQVPPFDFVHVEQTFKEDFGKGVDEVFEKINREPIAAASIAQVHEAWLSDGRHAAVKVRRPDIERGMERDLSVLLGLAWVFDRLPYLNVLRLSPQVESFGEAIRAQLDFTREAENNRRFDKHLKEMEFVHFPEIYDDYCTGRIITMEFVTGKKLDEVLVDPPIERPVLAERLFDFYSEMIYGHQFIHADLHPGNVLIDERGHFTLLDTGLVVEMPKYYVKRFLRLVLATATMDGAILLKTYLEDREGEPLSPETLAEAETEALEISKQFQGKTVAELEFGKIIFEMFALLRKYHIWMERELTMMFVSDITVEGMAKALDPDFDMPSFFQRKGMKYIAKMDWLKPEDFVFKFYQQPSNSPSGS